The following proteins are encoded in a genomic region of Aerococcaceae bacterium DSM 111021:
- a CDS encoding type B 50S ribosomal protein L31, producing the protein MKSGIHPEYTQVVFRDTTTGFEFLSGSTRTSNETVEWEDGNSYPLIRIEISSDSHPFYTGRQKFTQADGRVDRFNKKFGFADKNAKQED; encoded by the coding sequence ATGAAATCAGGAATTCATCCAGAATATACTCAAGTAGTATTCCGTGATACAACGACAGGTTTTGAATTTTTATCAGGTTCTACTAGAACATCAAACGAAACAGTAGAGTGGGAAGATGGAAACTCATATCCATTAATCCGTATCGAGATCTCTTCAGATTCTCATCCATTCTATACTGGACGTCAAAAATTCACGCAAGCCGATGGACGTGTGGACCGTTTCAACAAAAAATTCGGTTTCGCAGACAAGAACGCAAAACAAGAAGACTAA
- a CDS encoding helix-turn-helix transcriptional regulator gives MDREKIIQNISESMLIGRKRKKWTQKQCADAIGISRTYYSDIENGRTLPSFNVLLKINQLFPFFLINKDADSERVM, from the coding sequence ATGGATCGTGAAAAAATTATTCAAAACATAAGCGAATCGATGTTAATAGGGCGAAAAAGAAAAAAATGGACACAAAAACAATGTGCAGATGCTATTGGAATATCCAGAACGTATTATTCAGACATAGAAAACGGTAGAACGTTACCAAGTTTTAATGTGTTGTTAAAAATAAATCAATTGTTCCCCTTTTTTTTAATCAATAAAGACGCCGATAGTGAGAGGGTGATGTAA
- the ade gene encoding adenine deaminase, which translates to MNKASLKHLIDVAAGRKTADLVIKNARIVDVYQGQLIDGDIAITDGIIAGIGGNYDGKMVHDLAGKIVAPGLIEPHIHVESSYVTPEEFARLLAIHGTTTALADPHEIVNVAGMNGLNYMINASKDVGIDIRYMMPSCVPATNMENSGAVITADDMIQPLATGQVDGLAEFMNFPGIINNEDSVIDKIMVARQYGKRIDGHSPMVAGKDLNAYIAAGVENDHECTSIEEMHERLSRGMYVFLREGSVTQNLRMLLKGVTAHNSRRCLLSGDDVQAKTLLELGHLDNSLRICVEEGINPITAIQMATLNTAEATRLRDRGAVAPGLRADLIVFDTLDNLTVRRTYVEGQLVAKDGEYLIPLERTSYEEVESSVQYKDFSEERLALPLESNTVRAIEVVEQEVITNEAILKVDRDSEGNFQYNSEIPVVKIAVIERHHLTGNVCVALLKDYGIKHGAIAQSIAHDNHNVVVAGTNDSDMAFAVEELERLQGGVVLVKDGQVIADLPLPVGGLMSDLTAEEVMKQQDALNKVAHEELEISHRVDPIMTLSFMPLSVIPTLKITDMGLVDVTKFEFVSVSITE; encoded by the coding sequence ATGAATAAAGCATCACTAAAACATTTAATCGACGTCGCTGCAGGACGAAAAACTGCCGATCTCGTTATTAAAAATGCACGCATTGTCGATGTATACCAAGGTCAATTAATTGATGGAGATATTGCAATTACGGATGGAATCATTGCGGGAATTGGTGGCAATTACGACGGGAAAATGGTGCATGATTTAGCTGGTAAAATTGTCGCACCTGGCTTAATCGAACCACACATTCATGTTGAATCGTCATACGTTACTCCCGAAGAATTTGCGCGTTTATTAGCAATACATGGAACAACAACGGCATTGGCTGATCCTCATGAGATTGTTAACGTGGCGGGAATGAATGGATTAAACTATATGATTAATGCATCAAAAGATGTTGGGATTGACATCCGGTACATGATGCCATCCTGTGTCCCAGCAACAAATATGGAAAATTCAGGGGCAGTTATTACCGCTGATGATATGATTCAGCCACTTGCCACCGGCCAAGTAGATGGATTAGCTGAATTTATGAATTTTCCGGGCATTATTAATAATGAAGATAGTGTGATTGATAAAATTATGGTAGCTCGTCAATACGGCAAACGTATTGACGGCCATAGTCCGATGGTCGCTGGTAAAGATTTGAATGCTTATATAGCAGCTGGAGTTGAAAATGACCATGAATGTACATCAATAGAAGAAATGCATGAACGTCTAAGTCGCGGGATGTATGTCTTCTTACGTGAAGGTTCTGTTACTCAGAACTTACGTATGTTACTTAAGGGCGTAACAGCTCACAATAGCCGCCGGTGCCTCTTATCAGGAGATGATGTTCAAGCGAAGACGCTATTAGAATTAGGTCATCTAGATAATAGTTTACGCATTTGTGTTGAAGAAGGGATTAACCCGATTACTGCGATTCAAATGGCCACACTTAACACCGCTGAAGCTACGCGTCTTCGTGACCGCGGGGCTGTTGCACCAGGGTTACGAGCTGATCTAATCGTATTCGATACGCTCGATAATTTAACTGTTCGACGTACTTATGTTGAAGGACAATTGGTTGCTAAAGATGGTGAGTACTTAATCCCACTAGAACGCACAAGCTACGAAGAGGTTGAATCAAGCGTACAATATAAAGATTTCAGTGAAGAGCGCTTAGCTTTACCTTTAGAATCTAATACCGTTCGTGCGATTGAAGTCGTAGAACAAGAAGTTATTACCAACGAAGCTATCTTAAAAGTAGACCGAGATAGCGAAGGGAACTTCCAATATAATTCAGAAATTCCTGTCGTTAAAATCGCCGTTATTGAGCGCCATCACTTGACAGGCAATGTCTGTGTCGCTTTATTAAAAGACTACGGCATTAAACACGGTGCTATCGCCCAATCCATTGCTCACGATAATCATAACGTTGTAGTCGCTGGAACGAATGACTCTGACATGGCATTCGCTGTAGAAGAGCTGGAACGTCTCCAAGGCGGGGTTGTGCTTGTTAAAGACGGCCAAGTTATCGCTGATCTCCCATTACCCGTTGGTGGATTGATGAGTGATTTAACAGCTGAAGAAGTCATGAAGCAACAAGATGCTTTAAACAAAGTCGCACACGAGGAACTGGAGATTTCTCACCGTGTTGACCCGATTATGACCTTAAGTTTCATGCCCCTTTCGGTCATTCCCACACTTAAAATAACCGATATGGGCTTAGTTGATGTAACTAAATTCGAATTTGTCTCTGTATCAATTACCGAATAA
- a CDS encoding phosphotransferase has translation MNEIIKKLQEAYPMGSIIDIERLASGNSSQAQLVKTQERHYILRQLMSNDQAEAEYEVTRRLAGTHISPEILLTKNGEPCIQVGKYVYNLQVFLPNEVNHDQGIDYSYLGRIIGLFHKQISDMNPSLGQPDRFNLIKEWTKLQETNVSLPKQVVDLINDAIENQLPVTGYIHGDLGKWNLLFNHNRIHIIDFGEVRQGNLHFDIAAIMLTTFNWQLPDVHLINQLRSFAEGYLLTNQPIIWSQLITSINLWIARGIVVIINQFGQTNDVDDYIKAELSKQIRILQLINTLKNEQSVI, from the coding sequence ATGAATGAGATAATAAAGAAACTTCAAGAAGCTTATCCTATGGGTTCAATAATCGATATAGAAAGATTAGCAAGCGGGAATAGTTCGCAAGCCCAACTCGTGAAGACACAAGAGCGACATTATATTTTGAGACAGTTAATGTCAAATGACCAAGCTGAAGCGGAGTATGAAGTGACACGGAGGTTAGCGGGTACTCATATTTCGCCTGAGATATTACTAACAAAAAATGGGGAACCGTGTATACAAGTAGGTAAATACGTTTATAACTTACAAGTATTTCTTCCAAACGAAGTCAATCATGATCAAGGCATAGACTATAGCTACTTAGGTAGAATCATTGGACTTTTTCATAAGCAAATATCGGATATGAATCCATCTTTAGGTCAACCTGATAGATTCAACTTGATAAAAGAGTGGACTAAGTTGCAAGAAACGAATGTGAGTTTACCTAAGCAAGTGGTTGATTTGATTAATGATGCGATTGAGAATCAACTACCAGTGACTGGTTATATTCATGGTGACTTAGGTAAGTGGAACTTGCTCTTTAACCATAATCGTATCCATATTATTGATTTTGGAGAAGTTCGTCAAGGAAATCTGCATTTTGATATTGCTGCTATCATGTTGACAACGTTTAATTGGCAACTACCAGATGTGCACTTAATCAATCAATTACGGTCATTCGCTGAAGGCTATCTACTCACCAACCAGCCTATCATTTGGTCGCAACTAATTACGTCTATCAATCTATGGATAGCGAGAGGGATTGTGGTGATTATTAATCAATTTGGACAGACAAATGATGTTGATGATTACATAAAAGCAGAGCTATCCAAACAAATTAGAATCCTACAATTGATAAATACATTAAAAAACGAGCAGTCTGTCATTTAA
- a CDS encoding helix-turn-helix transcriptional regulator, with translation MYNIGENIKKIRLEQNKTQAEFAKQVGLSRSYLGDLENNRKSPSVETIEKLAKNIGVSMRYLFEGEDYKHFELTGSSIKYDELKLEFEYNEKYWLKCNFEFDLLNDIVANKIFPIDIETKLAVNYYFSFYLKEGEECNPTKSFLPDLENNFYNEIYSSFFSFYQGRIFAFLSEYIKTNERKVTLKNGSVITLDFPSGFAIFNEGNSLDFITVL, from the coding sequence ATGTATAATATAGGAGAGAATATTAAGAAAATAAGGCTCGAACAAAATAAAACTCAAGCCGAATTTGCTAAACAAGTTGGATTATCACGCTCGTATTTAGGTGATTTAGAAAATAATAGAAAAAGCCCTAGTGTAGAAACGATCGAAAAGTTAGCAAAAAATATTGGGGTGTCAATGCGTTACCTATTTGAAGGTGAAGATTATAAACACTTCGAACTCACAGGTTCGAGTATAAAATATGACGAATTAAAATTAGAATTTGAGTATAATGAAAAATACTGGTTAAAGTGCAATTTTGAATTTGATCTTTTAAATGACATAGTGGCTAACAAAATTTTCCCTATTGATATCGAGACAAAATTAGCAGTGAACTATTATTTTTCATTTTATCTTAAAGAGGGAGAGGAATGTAATCCAACAAAAAGCTTTTTGCCTGATTTAGAAAACAATTTTTATAATGAAATTTATTCTAGTTTCTTTTCCTTTTATCAAGGCAGAATCTTTGCGTTTTTATCAGAATATATCAAAACGAATGAACGTAAAGTGACCTTGAAAAACGGTTCTGTTATAACATTAGACTTCCCCTCTGGGTTTGCTATATTCAATGAAGGCAATAGTCTAGACTTTATTACTGTTCTCTAA
- the rho gene encoding transcription termination factor Rho codes for MTDAFSLPTLLNKDVKELYGYARELKIPNYSELSKKELALAIMRTQEEKQGFFQVEGVLDILPGDGFGFLRPINYSPSQEDIYISNSQIRRFDLRNGDKVAGPARPPKSNERYYGLMQISTVNGKDPEEAKQRDHFPSLTPLYPEEQIKLEYKQNAISNRLIDVFSPIGFGQRGLIVSPPKAGKTSTLKSIANGVSENYPDAELIVMLIDERPEEVTDIERSVKGEVVSSTFDQKPENHIRIAELVLDRAMRLVEDGRDVVILMDSITRLARAYNLVVKPSGRTLSGGLDPASFYFPKRFFGAARNIEDGGSLTILATALVDTGSRMDDLIYEEFKGTGNMEIHLSRQLAERRIFPAIDIQRSGTRKEELLIPESELDKIWKFRKMMVGNSLEYTDQLIGVLRHTDNNEEFLGQIEKLVQK; via the coding sequence ATGACAGATGCATTTTCATTACCGACATTATTAAATAAAGATGTAAAAGAATTATATGGCTACGCGCGTGAACTGAAAATTCCTAATTATAGTGAATTAAGTAAAAAAGAGCTCGCTTTAGCTATTATGCGAACACAAGAAGAAAAACAAGGCTTCTTCCAAGTTGAAGGAGTTTTAGATATTTTACCCGGCGATGGTTTCGGGTTTCTACGTCCAATTAACTATTCCCCTAGTCAAGAAGATATTTACATATCAAATTCACAGATTCGTCGATTTGATTTAAGGAACGGGGATAAAGTGGCTGGACCAGCCCGTCCGCCAAAATCAAATGAACGTTATTACGGCTTGATGCAAATCTCGACTGTTAACGGTAAAGATCCAGAAGAAGCTAAGCAACGTGACCACTTCCCTAGTTTAACGCCTCTATATCCAGAGGAACAAATTAAATTAGAGTATAAGCAAAATGCCATCAGTAATCGTTTAATCGATGTGTTTTCACCGATTGGTTTTGGTCAAAGGGGCTTAATCGTCTCGCCTCCTAAAGCAGGAAAGACTTCAACGCTGAAAAGCATTGCGAACGGTGTTTCAGAAAATTATCCCGATGCTGAATTAATTGTGATGTTAATTGATGAGCGTCCAGAAGAAGTAACGGATATTGAACGAAGTGTTAAAGGTGAAGTTGTGTCATCAACTTTTGATCAAAAACCAGAGAACCATATTCGAATTGCAGAACTTGTGTTAGACCGTGCGATGCGCCTTGTTGAAGATGGACGTGATGTTGTTATCTTAATGGATAGTATTACGCGTCTGGCTCGTGCTTACAACTTAGTTGTAAAACCAAGTGGCCGTACGTTAAGTGGGGGATTAGACCCAGCATCATTTTACTTCCCAAAACGTTTCTTCGGAGCTGCGCGTAATATCGAAGACGGTGGTTCATTAACAATTTTAGCGACTGCTTTAGTTGATACAGGTAGCCGTATGGATGATTTAATCTATGAAGAGTTCAAAGGGACAGGTAATATGGAAATTCATTTATCGCGTCAACTTGCAGAACGTCGTATCTTCCCAGCGATTGACATTCAGCGTTCGGGTACACGTAAAGAGGAGTTATTAATTCCAGAATCAGAATTAGATAAGATTTGGAAGTTCCGTAAGATGATGGTAGGCAACTCACTAGAGTATACAGATCAATTAATTGGTGTGTTGCGCCATACGGATAATAATGAAGAATTCTTAGGGCAAATTGAAAAATTAGTCCAAAAATAA
- the fba gene encoding class II fructose-1,6-bisphosphate aldolase, producing MTRLVSMTDMLNKAKEEGYAVGQFNINNLEWTQAVLTAAKENNSPAILGVSEGAAKYMGGTKVVAAMVNALMETMDITVPVALHLDHGSSFDTCKDAIDAGFSSVMIDGSHHPIDDNIAMTKQVVEYAHERGASVEGEVGTVGGEEDGVVGGVSYADLAECVRIVQEAKVDALAAALGSVHGTYDGEPQLGFKEMEEISEATGTPLVLHGGSGIPEHQVKKAIGFGHAKINVNTELQQQWTKAVREKLNTDDKVYDPRKVIAPGKDAITATTKETMDMFGSTNKA from the coding sequence ATGACTCGTTTAGTAAGTATGACAGATATGTTAAACAAAGCAAAAGAAGAAGGGTACGCTGTAGGACAATTCAACATTAACAACCTTGAGTGGACTCAAGCAGTATTAACAGCTGCAAAAGAAAATAACTCTCCGGCTATTTTAGGTGTATCAGAAGGTGCAGCTAAATATATGGGTGGTACTAAAGTAGTAGCAGCAATGGTTAACGCTTTAATGGAAACAATGGACATTACAGTACCAGTTGCTCTACACTTAGACCACGGATCTTCATTTGACACATGTAAAGACGCAATTGACGCTGGTTTCTCATCAGTAATGATTGACGGATCTCATCACCCAATCGATGACAATATCGCAATGACTAAACAAGTTGTTGAATATGCTCACGAGCGTGGCGCTTCAGTTGAAGGTGAAGTTGGAACTGTTGGTGGAGAAGAAGACGGTGTTGTTGGTGGAGTTTCATATGCTGACTTAGCTGAATGTGTACGTATCGTTCAAGAAGCTAAAGTTGATGCATTAGCAGCTGCTTTAGGATCAGTTCACGGAACTTACGATGGTGAGCCTCAATTAGGTTTCAAAGAGATGGAAGAAATCTCTGAAGCTACAGGTACTCCATTAGTATTACATGGTGGATCAGGAATTCCAGAGCACCAAGTTAAAAAAGCAATTGGCTTTGGACATGCTAAGATTAACGTTAACACTGAATTGCAACAACAATGGACGAAAGCTGTTCGTGAAAAATTAAACACGGATGATAAAGTTTATGATCCACGTAAAGTAATCGCACCTGGTAAAGATGCAATTACTGCGACAACTAAAGAAACAATGGATATGTTTGGTTCAACGAACAAAGCTTAA
- a CDS encoding aminoacyl-tRNA deacylase → MAKRDKTNVMRVLEQKKVEYAGYQWEDVGELQVASPIFKTLVTQGKSGEHYVFVIPVTHELNLKKAAKVVAEKNIQMIKEKDLLPLTGYMHGGCSPIGMKKQFETVLDESAREYDKILFSGGKVGFSVEVNPRDLVEMIDFKLADIKTEN, encoded by the coding sequence ATGGCGAAAAGGGATAAAACGAATGTTATGCGTGTTCTAGAGCAGAAAAAAGTTGAATACGCGGGGTATCAATGGGAAGATGTTGGCGAATTACAAGTTGCTTCACCGATTTTTAAAACGCTTGTCACACAGGGGAAATCAGGTGAACATTACGTATTTGTTATCCCAGTTACACATGAACTCAATTTGAAAAAAGCAGCAAAAGTAGTAGCAGAGAAAAATATTCAGATGATTAAAGAGAAGGATTTACTTCCATTAACAGGTTACATGCACGGAGGTTGTTCACCGATTGGAATGAAGAAGCAATTTGAAACCGTCTTGGATGAATCTGCAAGAGAGTATGACAAGATTTTATTCAGTGGCGGGAAAGTGGGCTTTTCTGTTGAAGTGAACCCTAGAGATTTAGTAGAAATGATTGATTTTAAACTCGCAGATATTAAGACAGAAAATTAA
- a CDS encoding GNAT family N-acetyltransferase — protein MIEYNRNQSITHEALLNLYESVGWSAYTKDNTDLTSLLKGARHYLAAWDDDRLIGLIRVVGDGVYIAYIQDILVHPDYHRQGIGRQLMEQMLNEISYAKQIILTTEDTPKTKAFYQTMGMDAFTDLGTLGFSKNDN, from the coding sequence ATGATTGAGTATAATCGGAATCAATCTATTACTCACGAAGCATTACTTAACTTATATGAAAGTGTTGGTTGGAGTGCGTATACGAAAGACAATACTGATTTAACGAGTTTACTCAAAGGTGCGAGACACTATCTAGCAGCTTGGGATGATGACCGGTTAATTGGGTTGATTCGAGTTGTAGGTGACGGTGTTTATATTGCTTATATCCAAGATATACTCGTTCACCCAGATTACCACCGTCAAGGAATTGGTCGGCAATTAATGGAGCAAATGTTAAACGAGATTAGCTATGCAAAGCAAATCATACTAACAACAGAAGATACGCCCAAAACAAAAGCATTTTACCAGACGATGGGAATGGATGCTTTTACCGACTTAGGCACACTAGGTTTTTCAAAAAATGATAATTAA
- a CDS encoding UDP-N-acetylglucosamine 1-carboxyvinyltransferase has translation MKKLVIRGGKPLNGEITINGAKNSTVALIPAAIIADSPVVLEGVPDIQDVHSLLEILADFNVKTEFKDNTLMIDPTNMVSIPMPTGKIQSLRASYYFMGATLSKFGEGVIGLPGGCFLGPRPIDQHIKAFRSLGANVEDEFGVITLSTPNGLEGSRIYMDVVSVGATINAILASVRAKGKTIIENAAREPEIIDVVTLLNKMGANIRGAGTSIIRIEGVDEIHGTNHTIIPDRIEAGTYITAAVAMGENVRVTNVIYEHIESYIAKLDEMGAMMEIGEDSIDIKKSDNLNMVNIKTLPYPGFATDLQQPFTPLLLKAIGEGTIMDTIYPQRVKHIPELNRMGANIKVDGDIIRISGPLKLSGAPVRASDLRAGACLVIAALIADGETEISGVENILRGYTDIVGKLRAIGADIEMIEDDSIEE, from the coding sequence ATGAAAAAATTAGTTATTCGTGGAGGAAAGCCTCTTAACGGGGAAATTACAATCAATGGTGCAAAGAACAGTACGGTGGCTTTAATACCAGCCGCAATTATTGCTGATTCACCCGTTGTATTAGAGGGAGTTCCTGACATTCAAGATGTTCATTCTTTACTTGAAATCCTTGCTGACTTTAATGTAAAGACTGAATTTAAAGATAATACACTAATGATTGACCCAACAAATATGGTGTCAATTCCTATGCCAACAGGTAAGATCCAAAGTTTACGTGCATCGTATTACTTTATGGGAGCAACATTATCTAAATTTGGTGAAGGTGTTATCGGTTTACCTGGTGGTTGTTTCTTAGGGCCTCGTCCAATTGACCAACATATTAAAGCGTTCCGTTCGTTAGGAGCAAATGTTGAAGATGAATTTGGTGTGATTACATTATCAACGCCAAATGGTTTAGAAGGATCACGTATCTACATGGACGTTGTTTCAGTTGGAGCAACAATTAATGCAATCCTTGCTTCAGTACGTGCAAAGGGTAAGACAATTATCGAAAATGCTGCGCGTGAACCAGAAATTATTGATGTTGTTACATTGCTGAACAAGATGGGAGCGAATATCCGTGGTGCTGGAACGAGCATTATCCGTATCGAAGGTGTTGATGAGATTCACGGAACAAACCATACAATTATTCCTGACCGTATTGAAGCAGGGACATATATCACTGCTGCGGTAGCGATGGGTGAGAATGTTCGTGTGACGAATGTTATCTACGAGCATATCGAAAGTTATATTGCTAAATTAGATGAGATGGGCGCTATGATGGAGATTGGTGAAGATTCAATCGATATTAAAAAATCAGATAATTTAAACATGGTGAATATTAAAACATTACCGTATCCTGGTTTTGCGACAGACTTACAACAACCATTTACACCATTACTTCTAAAAGCAATTGGTGAAGGAACAATCATGGACACAATTTATCCACAACGTGTTAAACATATTCCAGAATTAAACCGTATGGGGGCCAACATCAAAGTAGATGGCGACATTATTCGTATTAGTGGACCGTTGAAACTTTCAGGTGCACCTGTTCGTGCAAGCGATTTACGTGCCGGAGCTTGTCTAGTTATCGCTGCTTTAATTGCTGACGGTGAAACTGAGATTTCTGGAGTAGAAAATATCTTAAGAGGTTATACAGATATCGTAGGTAAACTCCGTGCTATTGGTGCAGATATTGAAATGATTGAAGACGATTCAATCGAAGAATAA
- a CDS encoding helix-turn-helix domain-containing protein, whose product MAEKTETKYLFELLSPEVVATIRDVVRDTNFETIQELSRNIDPGNKFVNQTTLKSMLGIGQQVLDDMLASGLPCYKVGRQLLFRLEDVEEIIVSKYKI is encoded by the coding sequence ATGGCAGAAAAAACAGAAACAAAATATTTATTCGAATTACTATCCCCAGAAGTTGTGGCTACTATTCGTGATGTGGTTAGAGATACAAATTTTGAAACGATACAAGAGTTGAGTCGAAATATTGATCCGGGCAACAAATTCGTCAATCAAACAACATTAAAAAGTATGTTGGGTATAGGACAACAAGTTCTAGATGATATGTTAGCTAGTGGATTACCTTGCTATAAGGTGGGGCGACAATTGTTATTTAGATTAGAAGATGTAGAGGAAATTATTGTAAGTAAATATAAAATTTAA
- a CDS encoding site-specific integrase: MIKEYYLKDGSKRFMYTGYYGTNPLTGKKIITKKRGFKSRKEAKLAEARFKVQLEDEEYSQNANKKIKFKELCDEWLELYKTTVKGSTFKTQKTVIQKHVLPYYGNMYVDKIKLPHCQKYANQQRDKLVKYHNSVNLAYRILQHGVHLGYIKDNPAMNIIRPKPKKSEYVPNWWTKQELNTFLTCVQESDFDSNVKTQLQLLAFTGMRKGEALALLWTDIDFNNNTISITKTVGRTEEGYKVEGEGAKTKAGNRIISIDSNTMNALKKHRLDQKKTLFMRGLKDKGKKQLVFSSEENELLYSDFINYYMSKIIKINKLRHITVHQLRHTHISILFEMGTPIKEVQDRVGHEDYKTTMDIYNHINKDQKDKTAVEFANFLAN, from the coding sequence ATGATTAAAGAATATTATTTAAAAGATGGATCTAAACGGTTCATGTACACAGGTTATTATGGGACTAACCCACTAACTGGTAAAAAAATTATCACTAAGAAAAGAGGTTTTAAATCTCGTAAAGAAGCTAAACTTGCTGAAGCTAGATTTAAAGTGCAGCTTGAAGATGAAGAATATTCACAGAATGCTAACAAGAAGATAAAATTCAAAGAATTGTGCGATGAGTGGTTAGAACTTTATAAGACAACTGTAAAAGGAAGCACGTTTAAAACACAAAAAACAGTCATTCAGAAGCACGTATTGCCTTATTATGGGAATATGTATGTGGATAAAATTAAGCTCCCACACTGCCAAAAATACGCTAATCAACAACGTGATAAATTAGTGAAGTACCACAATAGCGTGAACTTGGCATATCGTATTCTTCAGCATGGTGTTCATCTCGGATATATAAAAGATAATCCAGCGATGAATATCATTCGTCCTAAGCCTAAAAAATCAGAATATGTTCCTAATTGGTGGACTAAACAAGAATTAAACACATTCTTAACATGCGTACAAGAATCTGATTTTGATTCTAATGTGAAAACACAATTACAATTACTTGCTTTTACGGGTATGCGCAAAGGGGAAGCCCTTGCCTTATTGTGGACTGATATAGACTTTAATAACAACACAATCAGCATTACTAAGACTGTAGGGCGCACTGAAGAAGGTTATAAGGTAGAAGGTGAAGGAGCTAAGACAAAAGCGGGAAACCGTATTATTTCGATTGATTCTAACACCATGAATGCACTCAAAAAACATAGACTAGATCAAAAGAAAACTCTGTTCATGCGGGGTCTTAAAGATAAAGGAAAGAAGCAACTCGTTTTTTCTAGTGAAGAGAATGAGCTGCTCTACAGTGATTTTATAAACTATTATATGAGTAAAATCATCAAGATTAATAAACTTAGACACATTACTGTTCATCAGCTTCGACACACTCACATATCTATTCTTTTTGAAATGGGAACACCAATTAAAGAAGTTCAAGATAGAGTTGGGCATGAAGATTATAAAACGACTATGGATATTTATAACCACATCAACAAAGATCAGAAGGATAAAACAGCTGTAGAATTTGCTAATTTCTTAGCTAATTAG
- a CDS encoding ImmA/IrrE family metallo-endopeptidase: MNLVQRTIHRLVKECRTSNPYRIAEHLNIAIRYADTSDAFNGVYIPVDGKKLIILNVELRHDPKGAFVLAHELYHAINHAEMAYFYHKGHNAKGKHEREANEFATYLLLVGKSIYEGQTVFEILRRNYIPYEMEEFL, translated from the coding sequence ATGAACCTAGTCCAGCGAACAATACACAGACTGGTTAAAGAATGCAGAACCAGCAACCCATACCGAATTGCAGAACATCTAAACATCGCAATACGCTATGCAGATACAAGCGATGCGTTTAATGGTGTGTATATTCCTGTTGATGGGAAGAAGTTAATCATATTAAATGTAGAGTTGCGACATGACCCAAAGGGTGCTTTTGTCCTAGCGCATGAGTTATATCACGCTATCAATCATGCAGAGATGGCTTACTTCTATCATAAGGGGCATAATGCCAAAGGAAAGCATGAACGAGAAGCGAATGAATTTGCAACGTATCTATTGTTAGTTGGTAAGTCGATTTATGAAGGTCAAACAGTTTTTGAAATACTTAGGAGAAATTATATACCTTATGAAATGGAGGAATTTTTATGA
- a CDS encoding helix-turn-helix transcriptional regulator, giving the protein MFGKNLKSHRVSRGMTQKDVADKLGVSPKTIGSWERDRTEPSYDMQVDLAKMFETTVDDLLGADSNGRVDLKQLLKSGTMTYGGEEISERDLKVLAKVVESFLDEDDD; this is encoded by the coding sequence ATGTTCGGGAAGAATTTAAAAAGTCACAGAGTTTCACGAGGAATGACACAAAAAGATGTAGCTGATAAATTGGGCGTATCTCCTAAGACAATTGGAAGTTGGGAGCGTGACAGGACGGAACCGAGCTATGATATGCAAGTAGACTTAGCTAAAATGTTTGAAACAACAGTTGATGATCTATTGGGCGCTGATTCAAATGGTAGGGTTGATTTAAAACAGTTGCTTAAATCAGGAACGATGACTTACGGTGGCGAAGAAATATCAGAACGTGACCTGAAGGTATTGGCTAAAGTAGTTGAGTCATTCTTAGATGAGGATGATGACTAA